One window of Patescibacteria group bacterium genomic DNA carries:
- a CDS encoding glycosyltransferase, which produces MKNRYPKVSIITVNFNGRRYLGDFFNSIARLRYPKNKLEIILIDNVSEDGSVEFVRKRYPRVRIIQNGTNNYCKAVNLGIKAARSGYIAIANNDTKLDKDWLGELIRVISSDKKIAAAGSKILHWNGTLQNASHCELPNFYWGERGAGKHRDSYNNIDEVPSLCGAAVLYRKEAVSRVGFFDEDFVIYGEDVDISFRLRQLGYKLIFVPDSVVYHRFHGTATEELARYYIERNRLLFLAKHYPEKLTSSLVGSGYFTAEGSVDSCGRIYSLFPDIIMKLIKTHPLDVARKAISDLFGEVSKIVNYENDILTKALRKNEEEKNKVILSLKDEIEHVNYIVGQKEAEARSLNSQITDIVKRKEQEALSLKDEIKRVASLADQKESQSQSLRDQLKGVKDELEKKTEEALSGDGQLIEKLAELGALRDQLKGVKDELARRAEETLSRGGQLIEKEAENGALKDELSRLAENLAARLVNLEENQAQLLEKDSRIQQLQIEKEKIVKEKEHELDCYKEELSNILNQLRRRMDEVLIKDSQIIGKDAQIGQLRIEKEQQIGQLRRELDGIYNSEGFRLILRPFWTTIWNARKGIKAMKIRLGKAIWFAVTLTLVPLFVFLAASFVFEYAAWLILRPLLKNILPRRRGIQNKDAGKIKISVVIPNYNGTELLKECLPSLFAAEGINEGKSEVLVVDDASTDGSVAYIKEHFPQVKLLINKRNRGFGFSCNRGIKAASNELVVLLNNDIILTKGFLEPLVRHFKRQDVFAATPKLYAWDRETFAWGMHMGNFKDGYVRLWNESETGNGDRLRQPAPSVFAIGGAAVFRKSDFMWLGGFDNIYRPNCWEDIDIGYRAWKRGLKVIYEPGSILYHKGRATLTYERPKEIKNELLFTWKNITDSRILKEHFNFLPWHLYLNRMNFLRGFLWALNHLPQTLLHRILERRFVVHPQDRKIFNSITLYYNNFINRGSRHLSESKPTVLLVSRFLPYPLNAGGKIRIHNLVKSLSEKYNFILLSLIDHKDELAYIPKIKELFSEVYTVLAKSPLDLNFSSRLFYPELYKIAYSYSRELVEKLKELEDTKAADIIHIETNELLYLVDYVKSAPIVYTEHDISILSLRKSYYKNKGNPAKSFVDHLKKVNFHHRQIKKTDRVISLSREDDAVLRGLFPKSAITLIPTGVDLGHFSSRRSAGKINKLIFVGHYLHYPNEDAVLYFSKKILPIIKKSVPDVQLLIVGSNPTPAVEAIAKEDSVRLIGEVPDVKPYLEEAAVFVNAIRISAGIKGKVLEAMACGVPVVSTRNGSSGIDARPEKDILLAEKPKEFARQVIRLLSDPPLRERIVANAKRLVQDRYDWKGSADKLDGVYRGLSFFQKDIFSCLSQGATEEVVNYTNNFIEQKIAQTEGDLGMVSDGPEELHIELTYSCNSKCIMCDLWDYNKRMPSSPGKELSLAEIRKFVDESRLLQKTKTVVLSGGEPFMRNDIAELCGFFTRKFPDGSIGILTNGMATDTIVEKSKEVLDRFSPRSLWLGSSLDGIGKTHDKIRGADGAFLRLCQTISRCKKELPGVDLSLTFTLTPYNVDQLVPAKQFADDEGVNFFAQFVVPKSSRQEFNWTPQELSLAEKEIGRIMEGISDKMGNNAICGVKGMQDKGLMAQLYFWSHLVKYQINPQRFFKKCVAGYRFAMLNPYGDLFFCPTHKDNSVGNLRENKFDYLWTCDKAEQLRRFISSGNCHCWLVCILFPVLDKVLSN; this is translated from the coding sequence ATGAAGAATCGTTATCCAAAAGTTAGCATCATAACCGTAAATTTTAACGGCAGGAGATACCTCGGGGATTTTTTTAATTCCATAGCAAGGCTGCGCTATCCCAAGAATAAATTAGAGATAATTTTAATTGATAACGTATCGGAAGACGGCTCGGTAGAGTTTGTGAGAAAGAGATACCCCAGGGTAAGAATAATCCAAAACGGTACTAATAACTACTGCAAAGCCGTTAACTTAGGAATAAAGGCAGCCCGTTCAGGATATATTGCGATAGCCAACAACGATACTAAATTAGACAAGGACTGGCTAGGAGAGTTGATAAGGGTCATCTCCAGCGATAAAAAGATTGCTGCGGCCGGAAGCAAGATACTGCATTGGAACGGCACATTGCAAAACGCCAGCCATTGTGAATTACCTAATTTTTACTGGGGGGAAAGGGGGGCCGGAAAGCATAGAGATAGCTATAATAATATTGATGAGGTACCCAGCTTATGCGGGGCGGCAGTCTTGTATAGAAAAGAGGCTGTCTCGCGGGTCGGGTTTTTCGATGAGGATTTTGTTATATACGGAGAAGACGTAGATATATCTTTTAGGCTGAGGCAGCTTGGTTATAAACTTATCTTTGTCCCCGATAGCGTTGTTTACCACAGGTTCCACGGCACAGCTACAGAGGAATTAGCGCGTTATTATATAGAGAGAAACCGGCTGTTATTTTTGGCCAAACATTATCCCGAGAAGCTCACCAGTTCCTTGGTGGGCAGCGGTTATTTTACGGCAGAAGGTTCGGTTGACTCTTGCGGCAGGATATATTCTTTGTTCCCCGACATAATTATGAAGCTTATAAAGACCCACCCCCTAGACGTAGCCAGGAAGGCAATCTCAGACTTATTTGGAGAGGTAAGTAAAATTGTCAATTACGAAAACGACATATTAACGAAGGCATTGCGTAAAAACGAAGAAGAAAAAAACAAAGTAATACTCTCCCTAAAAGACGAAATTGAGCATGTCAATTATATCGTAGGGCAAAAAGAGGCCGAGGCGCGTTCTTTGAATAGCCAAATTACGGATATCGTGAAACGGAAAGAACAAGAGGCGCTTTCCTTAAAAGACGAAATTAAGCGCGTTGCTTCTCTTGCAGATCAGAAAGAATCCCAATCACAGTCCCTAAGAGACCAGTTAAAAGGCGTAAAGGATGAGCTTGAGAAGAAAACCGAAGAGGCGCTCTCTGGAGACGGACAGCTGATTGAGAAACTGGCAGAGCTCGGCGCCCTAAGAGACCAGTTAAAAGGCGTAAAGGATGAGCTTGCACGGAGAGCCGAAGAGACCCTGTCTAGGGGGGGGCAACTTATTGAAAAAGAGGCGGAAAACGGAGCGCTTAAAGATGAATTATCCCGTCTGGCGGAAAACCTTGCTGCTAGGCTGGTTAATCTGGAGGAGAATCAGGCGCAGTTGCTTGAAAAAGATTCTCGAATACAGCAATTGCAGATTGAGAAAGAAAAAATCGTTAAGGAGAAGGAACACGAACTGGATTGTTATAAAGAAGAATTGAGTAATATTCTGAATCAGTTACGCCGGAGGATGGATGAGGTCCTTATCAAAGACAGCCAGATTATTGGAAAAGACGCGCAGATCGGGCAGCTCCGCATTGAAAAAGAACAACAGATAGGCCAGTTAAGAAGAGAGTTGGACGGAATTTATAACTCTGAAGGCTTCCGTTTAATATTGCGCCCCTTCTGGACAACTATATGGAATGCGAGGAAGGGCATCAAGGCAATGAAGATAAGATTAGGGAAGGCGATCTGGTTCGCCGTTACTTTGACCTTAGTGCCTTTATTTGTTTTTTTAGCAGCATCTTTTGTTTTTGAATATGCGGCATGGCTTATACTGAGGCCGCTGTTGAAAAATATCCTTCCCCGGAGGAGAGGCATTCAAAACAAAGACGCGGGAAAGATTAAAATAAGCGTAGTAATCCCGAATTACAATGGCACAGAGTTGCTTAAAGAATGTTTACCTTCTTTGTTTGCGGCTGAAGGGATTAATGAAGGGAAAAGCGAAGTCCTGGTAGTGGACGATGCCAGCACAGACGGTAGCGTTGCCTATATCAAGGAACACTTCCCGCAGGTAAAGCTGCTGATAAATAAGAGGAACAGGGGTTTTGGTTTCAGTTGCAACAGAGGCATTAAAGCGGCGAGCAACGAGCTGGTGGTATTGCTGAATAATGATATTATTCTGACCAAGGGATTCCTGGAGCCTTTGGTCAGGCATTTCAAGAGGCAGGATGTGTTTGCGGCTACCCCCAAACTCTACGCCTGGGATAGAGAGACCTTTGCCTGGGGGATGCACATGGGCAATTTTAAGGACGGCTACGTAAGATTATGGAATGAGTCCGAAACAGGCAATGGCGACAGGCTGCGGCAGCCCGCACCTTCCGTATTTGCTATCGGCGGTGCGGCGGTGTTTCGCAAGTCCGATTTTATGTGGCTTGGGGGGTTTGACAATATCTACAGACCGAACTGTTGGGAGGATATAGATATAGGTTACCGTGCCTGGAAGAGAGGGTTGAAGGTTATCTATGAACCGGGCAGCATCCTCTATCATAAAGGACGGGCAACCCTGACCTATGAGCGCCCCAAGGAGATAAAAAACGAACTTCTTTTCACCTGGAAGAATATTACCGATAGCCGCATTTTAAAGGAACATTTTAATTTTCTTCCCTGGCACCTCTATCTTAACAGAATGAATTTCCTGAGAGGATTTTTATGGGCCTTGAACCATCTGCCTCAAACCCTACTGCATCGCATTTTAGAAAGGAGGTTTGTCGTACATCCGCAAGATAGAAAAATTTTTAACAGCATCACGCTTTATTATAATAATTTCATAAATAGAGGCTCCCGGCATCTTAGCGAAAGCAAGCCGACGGTGCTATTGGTTTCACGGTTTCTGCCATATCCGCTTAATGCGGGCGGCAAGATAAGAATCCATAACCTAGTTAAATCGCTGTCTGAAAAATATAATTTTATACTCCTCAGTCTCATTGACCATAAGGACGAATTGGCGTATATACCAAAAATCAAAGAATTGTTTAGCGAGGTTTATACGGTATTGGCAAAATCCCCTCTGGATTTGAATTTTTCCTCACGTTTATTTTACCCGGAGTTGTATAAAATAGCCTATAGCTATAGCCGGGAGCTGGTGGAGAAGCTCAAGGAGCTTGAAGATACGAAAGCAGCGGATATTATACACATAGAAACAAATGAATTATTATACCTGGTTGACTATGTCAAGTCCGCCCCTATAGTTTATACCGAGCACGATATAAGCATCCTTTCGCTGCGCAAATCTTATTATAAGAATAAAGGCAACCCGGCGAAGTCCTTTGTTGACCATTTAAAAAAGGTTAATTTCCACCACCGACAGATTAAAAAAACAGACAGGGTCATTAGCCTCTCAAGAGAGGATGATGCCGTGCTGAGGGGGCTTTTTCCCAAGAGCGCCATTACCCTGATACCGACCGGGGTAGATCTGGGGCATTTTTCTTCCAGACGGTCTGCGGGAAAAATAAATAAATTGATATTCGTAGGGCACTATCTTCATTATCCCAACGAGGACGCTGTGCTTTATTTTTCGAAGAAGATACTCCCGATCATCAAAAAAAGCGTTCCGGACGTTCAACTGCTGATTGTAGGTTCGAATCCGACGCCAGCTGTAGAGGCCATCGCCAAGGAAGACAGCGTAAGGCTTATAGGAGAGGTGCCTGATGTTAAGCCTTACCTGGAGGAAGCCGCCGTTTTTGTGAATGCCATACGCATAAGTGCGGGGATAAAAGGAAAAGTGCTGGAGGCGATGGCTTGCGGGGTGCCGGTGGTTTCTACCAGGAACGGGTCCTCCGGTATCGATGCTAGGCCGGAAAAGGATATTCTGCTTGCGGAGAAACCGAAAGAATTCGCAAGACAGGTGATTCGCCTTTTAAGCGACCCACCCCTGAGAGAGCGGATCGTAGCCAACGCTAAGCGCCTGGTTCAAGATAGATATGATTGGAAAGGAAGCGCGGATAAGCTCGATGGTGTATATAGGGGGCTATCATTTTTCCAAAAGGATATCTTCTCCTGTTTGTCTCAAGGTGCAACCGAAGAAGTCGTAAATTACACGAATAATTTCATTGAGCAAAAGATAGCGCAGACAGAAGGCGATCTGGGAATGGTCTCTGACGGCCCAGAAGAATTGCACATAGAATTGACATATAGCTGTAACAGCAAGTGTATTATGTGCGACCTATGGGATTATAACAAAAGAATGCCGTCATCTCCGGGCAAGGAACTTTCTCTTGCAGAGATTAGGAAGTTCGTAGATGAATCCCGTCTCTTGCAGAAAACAAAAACCGTCGTGCTCTCTGGAGGGGAGCCGTTCATGCGAAACGATATAGCAGAGCTCTGCGGTTTTTTCACCAGAAAATTTCCAGACGGCTCAATCGGCATATTAACCAATGGAATGGCAACCGACACGATAGTAGAAAAATCCAAGGAGGTCTTGGACAGGTTTTCTCCCAGATCTCTATGGCTGGGAAGTTCTCTGGACGGAATAGGAAAAACCCATGATAAAATCCGGGGGGCCGACGGCGCATTTTTGCGTCTTTGCCAAACAATCAGCCGCTGCAAAAAAGAGTTGCCGGGGGTGGATTTATCGTTGACCTTTACCCTTACTCCGTATAACGTAGACCAGCTTGTGCCGGCAAAACAGTTTGCTGACGACGAAGGCGTAAATTTCTTTGCTCAATTTGTCGTTCCCAAGTCATCAAGACAGGAGTTTAACTGGACGCCCCAGGAGCTGAGTCTCGCAGAAAAAGAAATCGGACGCATAATGGAAGGGATATCCGATAAGATGGGTAACAATGCCATCTGCGGCGTTAAAGGCATGCAGGATAAAGGGCTGATGGCTCAGCTTTATTTCTGGTCGCACCTTGTCAAATATCAGATTAACCCCCAGAGGTTTTTTAAGAAATGCGTTGCCGGTTATAGATTCGCGATGCTGAATCCTTACGGAGACTTATTTTTCTGCCCAACCCATAAAGATAATTCTGTCGGGAATCTAAGAGAGAATAAGTTTGATTATCTCTGGACCTGCGATAAGGCGGAGCAACTAAGGAGATTTATTTCCAGCGGGAATTGCCATTGCTGGCTGGTTTGCATTCTTTTCCCGGTATTGGATAAGGTCTTGAGCAATTAA
- a CDS encoding radical SAM protein, which produces MVEAQEKRSKRIAELKRNIINTATKRAQEASYPIAARNKNLLLNDFEYATGKIALESSPEGIGIGTHYACNGKCVFCLGGKPRIFSLERYREFFEPRLENVLSRASYVSFCGFGELFLMPRVEEFMDYVNKKIPWANKIYTTNGAPLANDKILNLLTQSQSAVQISLHASHRELHRALTKLDSFDEIVARIRQIISMRKSKERPSVILVFLINSLNVENLADFVEFAHRLRVDEVRCNYMTAFHHSQLKLSCFFKQELTNRSLEEAEERAAKLDLILKLPPRFGRGSQGTGSLLCAEPWKYIYVENESSVLPCCYAGSHFGYLDRMDFQTIWNGSSYRQLRKSLVEGPPHKWCKHCQRYRAENINDIRSHINFRPGGLLKILKGYKL; this is translated from the coding sequence ATGGTTGAAGCCCAAGAAAAGAGATCAAAGCGGATTGCGGAGCTTAAGCGGAATATCATAAACACCGCAACCAAAAGAGCGCAGGAGGCATCCTATCCTATCGCCGCCCGCAATAAAAATTTGCTTCTGAATGACTTTGAATATGCAACAGGCAAGATAGCCCTAGAGTCTTCTCCCGAGGGTATCGGTATAGGGACGCATTACGCCTGCAATGGGAAATGCGTTTTTTGTTTAGGCGGAAAACCCCGGATTTTCTCGCTTGAGAGATATAGGGAATTTTTTGAGCCGAGACTGGAAAACGTTTTATCAAGAGCAAGCTATGTGAGCTTCTGCGGTTTCGGAGAGTTGTTTTTAATGCCGCGGGTAGAGGAATTCATGGATTATGTAAATAAAAAAATTCCATGGGCTAATAAGATATATACTACAAACGGAGCGCCTTTAGCCAATGATAAGATATTAAATTTACTTACCCAGAGCCAATCCGCAGTGCAGATATCTCTTCACGCCTCTCATAGAGAGCTCCACAGGGCCTTGACGAAATTAGACTCCTTTGACGAGATTGTAGCCAGAATAAGACAAATAATCTCTATGCGTAAGTCAAAAGAGCGCCCCAGCGTGATTCTGGTTTTTCTTATCAACAGCCTGAATGTGGAGAATCTTGCGGATTTTGTGGAGTTTGCCCATCGCCTGAGGGTAGACGAGGTGCGATGTAATTATATGACGGCATTCCATCACTCCCAGCTAAAGCTTTCATGTTTCTTTAAACAAGAGTTAACCAACCGGAGCCTGGAGGAGGCCGAAGAACGCGCTGCTAAGTTGGATTTGATTTTGAAACTGCCTCCGAGATTCGGCCGGGGTAGTCAAGGAACAGGGAGCCTCCTGTGCGCCGAACCCTGGAAATACATCTATGTGGAGAATGAATCTTCGGTCCTGCCGTGTTGTTATGCAGGCAGTCACTTCGGCTATTTGGACAGGATGGACTTTCAGACTATCTGGAACGGCTCAAGTTATAGGCAGTTGCGCAAGTCCTTGGTAGAGGGGCCGCCCCATAAATGGTGCAAACATTGCCAGAGATACCGCGCAGAAAATATAAACGACATCCGTTCGCACATAAACTTCCGCCCCGGAGGGCTTTTAAAGATCTTGAAAGGGTATAAATTATGA